A genomic stretch from Flavobacterium humidisoli includes:
- a CDS encoding ribose-phosphate pyrophosphokinase produces MSHLEPEAKIFACSQSVYLAEKIAKDYGIPLGKVTMSTYSDGEFQPSYEESIRGLRVFIVCSTFPSADNLMELLLMIDAAKRASARHITAVMPYFGWARQDRKDKPRVPIGAKLVANLLTAAGATRIMTMDLHADQIQGFFEKPVDHLFASTIFLPYVESLKLENLTIASPDMGGSKRAYAYSKFLESDVVICYKQRKAANVIDTMELIGEVKGRNVILVDDMIDTGGTLAKAADLMIEKGALSVRAICTHAILSGGAYEKIENSKLTELIVTDSIPLKKESKKIKVVSCAPLFAEVMQMVHHNNSISGKFIM; encoded by the coding sequence ATGTCGCACCTAGAACCAGAAGCTAAAATTTTTGCTTGTTCACAAAGTGTTTATCTTGCAGAAAAAATTGCAAAAGATTACGGAATTCCGTTAGGAAAAGTAACGATGTCAACGTATAGTGATGGAGAATTTCAGCCGTCTTACGAAGAATCAATAAGAGGTTTGCGAGTATTTATCGTATGTTCAACTTTTCCAAGTGCAGATAATCTGATGGAATTGTTGTTAATGATTGATGCGGCAAAACGTGCATCAGCAAGACATATTACAGCTGTTATGCCTTATTTTGGTTGGGCAAGACAAGATAGAAAAGACAAACCAAGAGTTCCAATTGGAGCAAAGTTAGTAGCAAACCTATTGACTGCTGCAGGAGCAACAAGAATCATGACTATGGATTTGCATGCAGACCAGATTCAAGGATTCTTTGAAAAACCAGTAGATCATTTATTTGCATCTACCATCTTTTTACCATACGTAGAAAGTTTAAAGTTAGAAAATCTGACAATTGCATCTCCAGATATGGGAGGTTCAAAAAGAGCATATGCTTACTCTAAGTTTTTAGAATCAGATGTAGTAATCTGTTACAAACAAAGAAAAGCAGCCAACGTTATCGATACTATGGAGCTTATTGGTGAAGTAAAAGGACGTAACGTAATCTTAGTAGACGATATGATCGATACAGGGGGGACTTTAGCGAAAGCGGCAGACCTAATGATCGAAAAAGGAGCGCTAAGTGTTAGAGCAATTTGTACGCATGCTATTTTATCTGGCGGGGCATACGAGAAAATCGAAAACTCAAAATTAACAGAGTTAATCGTGACAGATTCTATTCCGTTAAAGAAAGAATCAAAAAAGATAAAAGTGGTAAGCTGTGCGCCTCTATTTGCTGAGGTTATGCAGATGGTTCACCACAACAATTCCATCAGTGGAAAATTTATAATGTAA
- a CDS encoding OsmC family protein: MTSKHTFKAEANWTSKQVASDSSKRFYSKSHQIKIEGKPVLDISAAKAFKGDPSLYNPEDLLLSSLVSCHMMSYLYVCSQNGIEVIEYSDNAEAILEVNPDGSGRFVEARLYPKVKISNPDQINLALELHQKANQLCFIANSCNFPVLHDASCDAV, encoded by the coding sequence ATGACTTCCAAACATACATTCAAAGCAGAAGCAAACTGGACTTCCAAGCAAGTTGCATCAGATTCTTCCAAAAGATTCTACAGCAAAAGCCATCAAATAAAAATTGAAGGGAAACCAGTTTTAGATATTTCAGCGGCCAAAGCCTTCAAAGGCGATCCGTCATTATACAATCCAGAAGATTTGTTATTGAGCAGTTTGGTCTCGTGCCACATGATGTCATATTTGTACGTGTGCTCTCAAAACGGAATAGAAGTTATCGAATATTCAGATAACGCAGAAGCAATATTAGAAGTAAATCCAGATGGGAGCGGGCGTTTTGTTGAAGCAAGATTATATCCGAAAGTAAAAATCTCAAATCCAGATCAAATTAACTTAGCATTAGAATTGCATCAAAAAGCAAATCAATTGTGTTTTATTGCTAATTCGTGCAATTTTCCGGTTTTGCATGATGCGAGTTGTGATGCAGTATAA
- the araA gene encoding L-arabinose isomerase, which yields MIDISQKEVWFVVGSQELYGEETLRKVAEHSQIIAKGLDASSSIPVKVVYKDVVKSPSQILDVCLAANSAKNCIGIIAWMHTFSPAKMWIGGLNILKKPLCHLHTQYNAEIPWGSIDMDFMNLNQSAHGDREFGFIMSRLRKKRKVVVGHWEDQRVQKQLGIWSRVTLGWDELQNLKVARIGDNMREVAVTEGDKVEAQIRFGMSVNGYDSSDVTKHIEKVTDKQLADLLAVYESSYNLTDSLKEGGAQRSSLVEAAKIELGLRAFLEEGGFGAFTDTFENLGVWKQLPGIATQRLMADGYGFGGEGDWKTAAMVRALKVMCVGLEGGTSFMEDYTYHFTPQKSYVLGSHMLEICPSIADGKPFCEVHPLGIGGKEDPARLVFNSPAGDAINVSLVDMGTRFRLIVNEVEAVKPMAELPKLPVARVLWDCKPNLEVAATAWILAGGAHHTVYSQSITTEYMEDFADIAGIELLVIDEKTTVRDFKDKINANEAYYHLFQHGL from the coding sequence ATGATAGACATTTCTCAAAAAGAAGTATGGTTTGTAGTAGGAAGCCAGGAATTATACGGTGAAGAAACATTAAGAAAAGTAGCAGAACATTCTCAGATAATTGCAAAAGGATTAGACGCTTCATCTAGTATTCCAGTAAAAGTGGTTTACAAAGATGTGGTAAAATCTCCATCTCAAATATTAGATGTTTGTTTGGCTGCGAATTCGGCTAAAAACTGTATCGGAATTATTGCCTGGATGCACACTTTCTCTCCAGCAAAAATGTGGATTGGTGGTTTAAATATCCTTAAAAAACCATTATGCCATTTACATACACAATACAATGCTGAAATTCCGTGGGGAAGCATCGACATGGATTTCATGAACTTGAACCAATCGGCTCACGGAGATCGTGAATTTGGTTTCATTATGTCTAGATTACGTAAAAAACGTAAAGTTGTGGTTGGACATTGGGAAGATCAAAGAGTTCAAAAACAATTAGGAATTTGGTCTAGAGTTACTCTTGGATGGGATGAACTTCAAAACCTAAAAGTAGCTCGTATTGGAGACAATATGCGTGAAGTTGCCGTTACAGAAGGAGATAAAGTAGAAGCTCAAATTCGTTTCGGAATGTCTGTAAACGGATATGATTCTTCAGATGTTACAAAACATATCGAGAAAGTTACAGACAAACAATTAGCTGATTTATTAGCAGTTTATGAGTCTTCTTATAACTTAACTGATTCTTTAAAAGAAGGCGGAGCACAAAGAAGTTCATTAGTTGAAGCAGCAAAAATTGAATTAGGATTAAGAGCTTTCCTTGAAGAAGGAGGATTTGGAGCTTTTACAGATACATTTGAAAACCTTGGAGTTTGGAAACAATTACCAGGAATCGCAACACAAAGATTAATGGCCGATGGTTATGGTTTTGGTGGAGAAGGAGACTGGAAAACAGCTGCAATGGTTAGAGCTTTAAAAGTAATGTGTGTTGGTTTAGAAGGCGGAACTTCTTTCATGGAAGATTACACTTACCACTTCACACCACAAAAATCATACGTTTTAGGTTCTCACATGTTGGAAATTTGTCCATCAATCGCAGACGGAAAACCTTTTTGCGAAGTTCACCCGTTAGGAATTGGAGGAAAAGAAGATCCAGCTCGTTTGGTATTCAACTCACCTGCAGGTGACGCAATCAATGTTTCTTTGGTGGATATGGGAACTCGTTTCCGTTTAATTGTGAACGAAGTGGAAGCTGTAAAGCCAATGGCAGAATTACCAAAACTTCCTGTTGCTAGAGTTTTATGGGATTGCAAACCAAATTTAGAAGTGGCAGCAACAGCTTGGATTTTAGCTGGTGGAGCGCACCATACAGTTTACAGTCAATCAATCACAACAGAATATATGGAAGATTTTGCTGATATTGCCGGAATCGAATTATTGGTAATTGATGAAAAAACAACGGTAAGAGACTTTAAAGATAAAATTAATGCAAACGAGGCATACTATCATTTGTTTCAGCATGGACTATAA
- a CDS encoding aldose epimerase family protein: protein MNVLKRCVFGLSLLSLAAVFVQCKNDKKADTEKVETDEKALVTIDKSEYGTTAKGEKVESYKLKNQNGMEVDIITFGGRITDLKVPNKAGVSENVVIGFNSLAQYEKENPFFGALIGRYGNRIAKGKFSLDGKEYQLAINNAPNALHGGPQGFFNVVWKADEVKSGDTASLKLSYVSKDMEEGYPGNLKVFVTYTLTNDNQLEVLYEATTDKKTVVNLTQHSYFNLSGDFTKTILDHELTLNADKLVPVDADLIPTGKLEDVAGTPFDFRTSKLIGKDINAKNEQLEKGKGYDHCWVLNNPEKGKTIIAKVYHAASGRVMEMTTDEPGIQFYSGNFLDGTLPMPNGGTFAHRTGLCLETEHYPDSPNQKNFPTTVLNPRENYKTKTTFKFSVKK, encoded by the coding sequence ATGAATGTATTAAAACGTTGCGTTTTCGGTTTAAGCCTTTTGAGTCTGGCTGCAGTTTTTGTTCAATGTAAAAACGATAAAAAAGCAGACACAGAAAAGGTTGAAACTGATGAAAAAGCTTTAGTTACAATTGACAAATCGGAATACGGAACTACTGCTAAAGGCGAAAAAGTAGAGAGCTATAAATTGAAAAACCAAAATGGGATGGAAGTAGATATCATCACTTTTGGAGGAAGAATTACAGATTTGAAAGTGCCTAATAAAGCAGGCGTTTCTGAAAATGTAGTAATCGGATTCAACTCTTTGGCTCAGTACGAAAAAGAAAATCCATTTTTTGGAGCTTTAATCGGAAGATACGGAAACAGAATTGCTAAAGGTAAATTTTCGCTTGACGGAAAAGAATATCAATTGGCAATTAACAATGCGCCAAATGCTTTACACGGAGGTCCGCAAGGATTTTTTAACGTAGTTTGGAAAGCTGATGAGGTTAAATCTGGAGATACAGCTTCTTTAAAATTATCTTATGTAAGTAAAGATATGGAAGAAGGCTATCCAGGAAACTTAAAGGTTTTTGTGACTTATACATTGACGAATGACAATCAGTTAGAAGTTTTGTATGAAGCAACAACAGACAAAAAAACGGTTGTTAACTTGACACAACATTCATACTTCAATTTATCTGGAGATTTTACCAAAACAATCTTAGATCACGAACTGACATTAAATGCAGATAAATTAGTTCCGGTTGATGCAGATTTGATTCCTACAGGAAAATTAGAAGATGTGGCTGGTACACCTTTCGATTTCAGAACTTCTAAATTAATTGGAAAAGATATCAATGCTAAAAATGAGCAGTTAGAAAAAGGAAAAGGTTACGACCACTGCTGGGTATTGAATAACCCTGAAAAAGGAAAAACAATTATTGCAAAAGTATATCACGCAGCAAGCGGAAGAGTTATGGAAATGACAACAGACGAGCCTGGAATTCAGTTTTACTCAGGAAATTTCCTTGACGGAACTCTGCCAATGCCAAACGGAGGAACTTTTGCACACAGAACAGGATTATGTCTAGAAACAGAACATTATCCAGATTCACCAAACCAGAAAAATTTTCCAACAACGGTTTTAAACCCAAGAGAAAATTATAAAACTAAAACTACTTTTAAATTCTCGGTAAAAAAATAA
- the pth gene encoding aminoacyl-tRNA hydrolase: MIKWITNLFSSTPKEENIENMKKYLIVGLGNIGAEYVNTRHNIGFKVLDYLAKKEGLSFETVKLGSMAEYKFKGRTFFLLKPNTYMNLSGKAVKYWMDKENIPLENILVITDDLNLSFGTIRIKPKGSDGGHNGLKNINLVLNTQNYTRYRFGISDEFKKGQQVDYVLGEWTAEEEVKLPERLETSAEIIRTFGTAGLENTMTTFNGK, encoded by the coding sequence ATGATAAAATGGATAACAAACCTGTTTTCATCAACGCCAAAAGAAGAGAACATAGAAAATATGAAAAAATATTTAATCGTAGGATTAGGAAATATCGGTGCAGAATACGTAAACACTAGACACAATATCGGATTTAAAGTATTGGATTATTTAGCCAAAAAAGAAGGGCTTTCATTTGAAACCGTAAAATTAGGTTCAATGGCTGAATATAAATTTAAAGGAAGAACCTTTTTTCTTTTAAAGCCAAATACTTACATGAACTTAAGCGGTAAGGCGGTAAAATATTGGATGGATAAAGAAAATATACCATTAGAGAATATTTTGGTCATTACAGACGATTTAAATCTGTCATTTGGTACGATTAGAATTAAGCCAAAAGGAAGCGACGGTGGTCATAATGGTTTAAAAAACATTAATCTAGTTTTAAATACGCAAAACTATACACGTTATAGATTTGGTATTAGTGATGAATTCAAAAAAGGACAGCAGGTAGATTATGTTCTAGGAGAATGGACAGCCGAAGAAGAAGTAAAACTCCCAGAACGTTTAGAAACTTCAGCAGAAATTATTAGAACTTTTGGAACCGCTGGTTTAGAAAATACAATGACAACATTTAATGGAAAATAA
- a CDS encoding L-ribulose-5-phosphate 4-epimerase, with translation MSSLYKDLKQECYEANMQLNALNLVVYTFGNVSAVDRKNGVFAIKPSGVPYEDLKPEDIVIVDFDNNVIEGTMRPSSDTKTHAYLYKHWPNIGGVAHTHATYSVAWAQSQQDIPIFGTTHADHLTADIPCAPPMADHLIEGNYEHNTGIQILDCFKEKNLSYEEVEMVLIGNHGPFAWGKNAAKAVYNSKVLEVVAEMAYLTLQINPNAPRLKDSLIKKHYNRKHGKDSYYGQ, from the coding sequence ATGAGCTCTCTTTATAAAGATTTAAAACAAGAATGTTACGAAGCCAACATGCAGTTAAATGCATTGAATTTGGTGGTGTATACTTTTGGAAATGTAAGCGCTGTGGATAGAAAAAATGGTGTTTTTGCAATTAAACCAAGTGGCGTTCCTTACGAAGATTTAAAACCTGAAGATATTGTAATTGTCGATTTTGATAACAATGTTATTGAAGGCACAATGCGCCCGTCTTCAGATACTAAAACGCATGCTTATTTGTACAAACATTGGCCAAATATTGGCGGAGTGGCACATACGCACGCAACCTATTCTGTTGCCTGGGCACAATCGCAGCAAGATATTCCTATTTTCGGAACAACGCATGCCGATCACTTAACAGCTGATATTCCGTGTGCGCCCCCGATGGCAGATCACTTAATTGAAGGAAACTACGAACACAATACCGGAATTCAGATTCTAGATTGTTTCAAAGAAAAAAATCTTTCTTACGAAGAAGTAGAAATGGTTTTAATTGGAAATCACGGTCCGTTTGCTTGGGGAAAAAATGCAGCAAAAGCCGTTTACAACAGTAAAGTTCTAGAAGTGGTTGCCGAAATGGCGTACCTGACTTTGCAAATAAATCCAAACGCGCCAAGATTAAAAGATTCCTTAATAAAGAAACATTACAACCGCAAACACGGAAAAGATTCGTATTACGGACAGTGA
- a CDS encoding alpha/beta fold hydrolase, whose protein sequence is MKKIFKALLMLLTSSLFGIVNAQVQMNFKFDTPYGKNTAVGKFAELNGAKIYYEEYGKGEPLLLIHGNGGNIESMGNQIDYFKNKYRVIVADSRGQGKSELKTDSLTYVQITKDTEALVSHLKLDSISIIGWSDGGIVGLQMGISGKSKIKKIIAMGANLRPDSTAIYSWAAKDVQNLKKTIASKIKEKDTSENWGLMKQISGLLVDQPSIATKDLSKIKAKVLVIAGDRDVIRNEHTVEIFENIPKAQLGIMPGETHFAPASSPELFNALANKFLSEPFKRPDSDWTKWGK, encoded by the coding sequence ATGAAAAAAATATTTAAAGCATTACTAATGCTATTAACATCTTCATTATTTGGAATCGTAAATGCTCAGGTTCAGATGAATTTTAAATTCGACACGCCTTACGGTAAAAATACTGCTGTCGGAAAATTTGCTGAACTCAACGGAGCTAAAATCTACTATGAAGAATATGGAAAAGGAGAGCCTTTGTTATTGATACATGGAAACGGAGGAAATATTGAATCAATGGGAAATCAAATTGATTATTTTAAAAATAAATATAGGGTTATTGTTGCCGACAGCAGAGGACAAGGTAAATCGGAGTTGAAAACAGATTCTCTAACATATGTCCAAATTACAAAAGATACAGAAGCATTGGTTAGTCACTTAAAACTGGATTCGATAAGTATTATTGGATGGAGTGACGGAGGAATTGTTGGATTGCAAATGGGGATTTCGGGGAAGTCAAAAATAAAGAAAATTATAGCTATGGGGGCCAATTTAAGACCTGATTCTACGGCTATTTATTCGTGGGCGGCAAAAGATGTTCAGAATTTGAAAAAAACGATTGCTTCAAAGATTAAAGAAAAAGATACTAGCGAGAATTGGGGTCTAATGAAACAAATTTCTGGACTTTTAGTAGATCAGCCTAGTATTGCAACAAAAGATTTATCAAAAATTAAAGCAAAAGTCCTTGTAATAGCTGGAGATAGAGATGTAATCAGAAATGAGCATACGGTTGAAATTTTCGAAAATATACCAAAAGCGCAGTTGGGTATTATGCCTGGAGAGACGCATTTTGCGCCAGCTTCAAGTCCAGAATTATTTAATGCATTAGCAAATAAGTTTTTATCTGAACCCTTTAAAAGACCAGATTCAGATTGGACTAAATGGGGTAAATAA
- a CDS encoding 50S ribosomal protein L25/general stress protein Ctc, with translation MKSITIKGSERESVGKVSTKALRNAGAVPCVLYGGNQAVHFSADAAAFKNLVYTPNAHTVVIELGKGKSFNAILQDIQVHPVTDKILHIDFFQLFDDKEITMEVPVKIVGTSKGVLAGGVLRLNQRKLKVKALPANLPDFVEADITPLEMGNKLYVTKVGKPEYKIMHPDNTVVCQVRISRAAMKAAQEAAKAAKAPAKGKKK, from the coding sequence ATGAAATCGATTACAATTAAAGGATCAGAAAGAGAAAGCGTGGGCAAAGTGTCAACTAAAGCCTTACGTAATGCTGGAGCGGTTCCTTGCGTGTTATACGGAGGAAATCAAGCAGTACACTTCTCAGCAGACGCTGCAGCGTTCAAAAACTTGGTTTACACTCCAAATGCACACACAGTTGTGATTGAGCTTGGAAAAGGAAAATCATTCAATGCAATTTTGCAAGATATCCAAGTTCACCCAGTAACTGACAAAATTTTACACATTGACTTCTTCCAATTATTTGATGATAAAGAAATCACAATGGAAGTTCCTGTGAAAATCGTTGGTACATCTAAAGGTGTTCTTGCAGGAGGTGTTTTACGTTTAAACCAACGTAAATTAAAAGTTAAAGCTTTACCAGCAAATCTTCCTGATTTCGTTGAAGCTGACATCACTCCACTTGAAATGGGTAACAAATTATATGTTACTAAAGTTGGAAAACCAGAGTACAAAATTATGCACCCAGACAACACAGTTGTTTGTCAAGTGAGAATCTCTCGTGCTGCTATGAAAGCTGCTCAAGAGGCTGCAAAAGCTGCAAAAGCTCCTGCAAAAGGAAAGAAAAAATAA